The DNA sequence CTCGCCGATCTCGTGGACCCACCACTGGGTGTGGGTGGTCCCGCTGATCGTGCTGCTGGTGTCGCGGCTGCCGAAGACGACCCCGGCGACGGCGTGGAAGCGCTGGGTCGGGACGTTCCTGGCGGCGTTCGTGTTCGTCAGCTGCGTGCTGCTGATCCTGCCCAACGGGCGCAACGTCGAGCTGCACTGGACGGTCTGGCAGAACGTCCTGGGCGACGCGTACATCCTGATGCCGGTCGTGCTCGCGCTGGCCCTGGGCCTGCGCTGGGGCCTGCAGCGGCGGGCCCGGAAGAAGAAGGCGGCGGCCGGCGAGCATGTCGACGTCCCCACCGGCGTCTGAGGCCCGCACCGGCCGGGTGCTCGCCGGGGGTATCGCGCTTCTCGTTCTCGCCTTCGGGGTGGTCGCCTGGCTGGCGGGCTGGCACCTGGGCGCGGACAGCGCCGTCTACCGCGCCGGCGCGCTGACCCTGGTCCACGGCGACCCGCTCTACACCCGTGACGTGCTGACGGCGCTGCCCGACTGGGTGCGCCTGCCGTTCACCTACACCCCGGCTGCGGCGCCGCTCTTCCTGCCGTTCGCCCTCGTGCCGTCGGGCCTGGTCTGGGGCGTGATCGCGTTTTTGTCGGTGGTCGCCCTTATGGTCGTGATCACGGTGGTTTCGTCGTCGCCGGGGCGCTCACTCGCGTGGTGGGCGCTGCCGGCGGGAACGGCCGCCGCTCTGGCGCTGGAACCGGTGTGGAAGACGCTGTTCCTGGGCCAGATCAACTTGATACTGATGGCGTTCGTGGTGCTGGACGTCCTGGTGCTCTCGGCGCGCGGGTCGCGTTTCGCGGGCGTGCTGATCGGCGTGGCGGCGGCGATCAAGCTCACCCCGCTGATCTTCGTGCCGCACCTGTTCTTCACCGGCCGGTGGAAGGACGGGCTGCGCGCGCTGGGCACGTTCGTCGTGCTGGAAGCGGTGATGTTCGCGGTCATCCCGGTCGACGCGCTGCGATTCTGGCGGGATTCGGCGACCGACCCGAGCCGGGTCGGGTCGGTGCACTGGATCTTCAACCAGTCGCTCAACGGGCTGGTCAGCCGGGCTTCGCACCTCGCGCCCTGGTCGCTGGCGGTGGCGGTCGGGGTGGCGGCGGTGCTGGCCGTGCCCGCGGTGTGGCTGGTGGTGCGGCTGCACCGGCGCGGGGAGGACGCGGCGGCGCTGCTCGTGACGGCGTTCTACGGGCTGCTGCTCTCGCCGGTGTCGTGGTCGCACCATTGGGTCTGGTGCGTGCCGTTGCTCACGCTGCTGCTGGTGAAGGGCAAGCGCAGGGTCGCGGCGGCGGTCGCGGTGCTGTTCGTCTCGCAGATCGTGATGCTGGTGCCCAACGGCGGCGACACGGAGTTCGGCTGGGGCCTGGGCCTCTCGGTTCTCGGCAACGTCTACGTGCTCGCGGCGGCGGCCGGGATCGTCGGGCTCGCGGTGCGGGAGCTACGGCTGGTCCGGCGGTCACCGCAGGTCGCCACCGTTTAGTCTGAGCGGGCTATGGACAAACACACCGGTCTGCCTGTCGTGGGCATGGTGGGCGGCGGGCAACTCGCCCGGATGACCCACCAGGCGGCGATCTCCCTCGGTCAGTCACTGCGCGTCCTCGCCGCGGGCGAAAACGAGTCCGCCGGGCTCGTCGCGGGTGACGTCGTACAGGGGCACCACACTGATCTCGAGGCGCTGCGGCAGTTCGCGGCCTCGGTCGACGTGCTCACGTTCGACCACGAGCACGTGCCCGGTGAGCACCTGCTGACCCTGGCGATGGAGGGTTACGTCATCCGGCCGGCGCCGTCCGCGCTCGGCTTCGCGCAGAACAAGCTGGTGATGCGCGAGATGATGGCCGGCATGGGCGTGCCGGGCCCCGCCTTCGCCGAAGTGTCCACTGTGGACGACGCGCTGGCGTTCGGCGGCGAGCACGGCTGGCCGGTGGTGCTCAAGGCGTCCAGCGGCGGTTACGACGGCCGTGGCGTCTGGATGCTCGACACCGCGCAGCAGGCCCGCGAGACCGTGCCGCAGCTCCTGGAAGCAGGCACCCCGCTGCTGGTCGAGGAGAAGGTGGTGATGCGGCGCGAACTGGCGGCGCTCGTCGCCCGCTCGCCCTTCGGCCAGGGCGCGGCGTACCCGGTGGTCGAGACCGTGCAGACCGGCGGCATCAACACCGAGGTCCTCGCGCCGGCGCCGGGCCTTTCGGAGGACCGGGTCCACGAGGCGCAGGACCTCGCGCTGCGCGTCGCGTCGACGCTGGACGTCACCGGCCTGCTGGCGGTGGAGCTGTTCGAGACCGACACCGGCCTGCTGGTGAACGAGCTCGCGATGCGCCCGCACAACTCCGGGCACTGGACGATGGACGGCTCGCGCACCTCGCAGTTCGAGCAGCACCTGCGGGCGGTCCTCGACTACCCGCTGGGCCGCACCGACATGGTCGCGCCCGCGTGCGTGATGGCGAACGTGCTGGGCGCGTCGGTGCTGCCCGAGATGGGGCCGGACGAGCGGCTGCACCACCTCTTCGCGCGGTACCCGGAGGCCCGGGTGCACCTGTACGGCAAGCAGGAGCGGCCGGGCCGCAAGCTCGGGCACGTGAACTTCACCGGTGAGCGCATGGACGACCTGCGCAACCGCGCGCTGCTCGCGGCGCACTGGCTGTCCCACGCCGTCTGGCTCGACGGCCACGAGATCCACTAGGAGAACAGCTATGGCGCCGCAGGTGGGCGTGATCATGGGCAGCGACTCGGACTGGCCGGTGCTGGAAGCGGCCGGCGCGGCGCTCGACGAGTTCGGT is a window from the Amycolatopsis sp. NBC_00355 genome containing:
- a CDS encoding glycosyltransferase 87 family protein, which translates into the protein MSTSPPASEARTGRVLAGGIALLVLAFGVVAWLAGWHLGADSAVYRAGALTLVHGDPLYTRDVLTALPDWVRLPFTYTPAAAPLFLPFALVPSGLVWGVIAFLSVVALMVVITVVSSSPGRSLAWWALPAGTAAALALEPVWKTLFLGQINLILMAFVVLDVLVLSARGSRFAGVLIGVAAAIKLTPLIFVPHLFFTGRWKDGLRALGTFVVLEAVMFAVIPVDALRFWRDSATDPSRVGSVHWIFNQSLNGLVSRASHLAPWSLAVAVGVAAVLAVPAVWLVVRLHRRGEDAAALLVTAFYGLLLSPVSWSHHWVWCVPLLTLLLVKGKRRVAAAVAVLFVSQIVMLVPNGGDTEFGWGLGLSVLGNVYVLAAAAGIVGLAVRELRLVRRSPQVATV
- a CDS encoding 5-(carboxyamino)imidazole ribonucleotide synthase: MDKHTGLPVVGMVGGGQLARMTHQAAISLGQSLRVLAAGENESAGLVAGDVVQGHHTDLEALRQFAASVDVLTFDHEHVPGEHLLTLAMEGYVIRPAPSALGFAQNKLVMREMMAGMGVPGPAFAEVSTVDDALAFGGEHGWPVVLKASSGGYDGRGVWMLDTAQQARETVPQLLEAGTPLLVEEKVVMRRELAALVARSPFGQGAAYPVVETVQTGGINTEVLAPAPGLSEDRVHEAQDLALRVASTLDVTGLLAVELFETDTGLLVNELAMRPHNSGHWTMDGSRTSQFEQHLRAVLDYPLGRTDMVAPACVMANVLGASVLPEMGPDERLHHLFARYPEARVHLYGKQERPGRKLGHVNFTGERMDDLRNRALLAAHWLSHAVWLDGHEIH